Within Deltaproteobacteria bacterium, the genomic segment GATTTTTCATATGTGTTTTTTATTTTTGATTTTTTATTTTTAATATTTAATTTTCCTTTCCCCCTCTCCGCACATTAAATATAACAACGCCATGCGCACCGCAACGCCGTTTGTCACCTGATCCAGAATAATCGAGTGAGGACCATCGGCTACTTCCGGCGCGATTTCCACACCGCGATTAACCGGACCCGGATGCATGATGACCACATCTTTTTTTGCTTCTTTCATATTGTTTTTGTTGAGCCCGAAAAAACGGGCATATTCTCGGAGCGATGGAAAAAGAGAGGCGGATTCTCTTTCTCTTTGAATGCGCAACATCATAATCACATCGGCTTTGGGAATGACCTCCCGAATATCGTTGACAACCTGAACGCCGTATTGTTCCACACCGGCGGGAATCATCGAAGCGGGTCCCGCCACATGAACCTTCGCCCCCATTTTTGTTAACAAGATAATATTAGAACGGGCGACACGCGAATTTAAAATGTCACCGATGATGGCAACATGGAGCCCCTGAATTTTTTTCTTCACCTGAAGAATCGTCATCAAATCAAGAAGAGCTTGCGTTGGATGTTCATTGATTCCATCCCCCGCGTTGATTACGGGACAGGAAACTTCTTTCGCCATCAAATGGGGCATCCCAGAATGCGGATGGCGAATCACCAAAACGTCGGGATCCATTGCCTCCAGATTTTTCACCGTATCCAGAAGGCTTTCTCCCTTGCTCAAAGAATTTCCAAAAGAGGAAATCTGGATTGGATCAGCACTCAGGCGCTTGGCCGCAATTTCAAACGAGGCGCGCGTGCGCGTGGAAGGTTCAAAAAAACAAAGTGGAATTGTTTTGCCGCGCAGTGCCGGAACTTTTTTAACGGGACGTTTTGAAATTTCCTGAAGATTTTCTGCCGTTTTTAAAATCAAATCGACATCTTTTTTGGTGAGGTCTTTAACGCTTAGAAGATGTCGCACGGAAAGGCTCATGGATGCTTGTGTCTGGCTGAAAATTGCTCCTTTAATATCACTTCATTTTTTCCGTCGGTCGATTGGAACATCACTTTGATTACTTCATCCGCTTTTGTTTTGACTGTTTTGCCAACGTAATCGGCCTGAATGGGAAGTTCTCTCCAACCTCTGTCAACGAGCACGGCGAGTTTGATAAATTTGGGGCGACCAAAATCGATCAATGCATCCAGCGCGGAACGAATGGTGCGGCCCGTGTAAAGCACATCGTCGACCAAAATAATTCCAGTTCCGTCAATTTTGAACGGAATTTCTGTCCGGTGAACAATGGGTTGCGAACCCACTTCCGAAAGATCGTCGCGGTATAAAT encodes:
- the pyrR gene encoding bifunctional pyr operon transcriptional regulator/uracil phosphoribosyltransferase PyrR, which encodes MAEKHLMSEVDMDAVIKSMAKQIIDDGLGEVALAGIRTRGVPLADWLAKHITALSKKLIKVGAIDINLYRDDLSEVGSQPIVHRTEIPFKIDGTGIILVDDVLYTGRTIRSALDALIDFGRPKFIKLAVLVDRGWRELPIQADYVGKTVKTKADEVIKVMFQSTDGKNEVILKEQFSARHKHP
- a CDS encoding aspartate carbamoyltransferase catalytic subunit, which translates into the protein MSLSVRHLLSVKDLTKKDVDLILKTAENLQEISKRPVKKVPALRGKTIPLCFFEPSTRTRASFEIAAKRLSADPIQISSFGNSLSKGESLLDTVKNLEAMDPDVLVIRHPHSGMPHLMAKEVSCPVINAGDGINEHPTQALLDLMTILQVKKKIQGLHVAIIGDILNSRVARSNIILLTKMGAKVHVAGPASMIPAGVEQYGVQVVNDIREVIPKADVIMMLRIQRERESASLFPSLREYARFFGLNKNNMKEAKKDVVIMHPGPVNRGVEIAPEVADGPHSIILDQVTNGVAVRMALLYLMCGEGERKIKY